The Tubulanus polymorphus chromosome 3, tnTubPoly1.2, whole genome shotgun sequence nucleotide sequence taatacaatatcttagtatttctatattatattcgtatcaatgcatattttgtgaccacaatcaattgcaaagttgtagctcatgacatcatctatgattgtggcaagttttaaggccattagttattctatatggtcaccagggggcgttgaatagtagaacaacttagtatttccttattatgttgttacctaggcatattttgttaccatgatctatgacaaagttatagttcgtgacatattctatgattgtggtgagtttcaaggtcattgggttttgaatatggtcaccagggggcgttgaatagtagaataacttagtatttccatattaaattggtaacgaggcatattttgttatcacaatcaattacaaaatcgtagctgctgacatgttctatgattgtggtgagtttcaaggtcattggttttggtatatggtcaccagggggtgtttaatattgaaattgttagattgttgagcatttggaaccacttcccaagtgggcatggtgtccctggacccctagttttctATTCATAAGACTGAGGCCAGATGGTGTCGCAGGCATCACGTAGgataaaaacatgaaatatagctgcaataCAGCGATaaagggttttctgcacagcctTGTTCATATGATTCTTGATCTTGTCTGGATAATGTGTCGACCAACGAATGCGTGTATGCTGACGCAGCCCCACTATCTCATGAAAATGAAGGGaatttagaatcctgttcaacggtcaaCACAGTTTTATAAAAGGAAGGTCTACAGAAGTCAATTGGGTTTACTTGAAACCATGGATGATCGGACCAGATGGTGttttgactctggaaaattGATTGTTAGGCCTTAAATCTTtatagatttcgaaaaagcatttgataaggtactACATCAGCGATTAATAAcagggatgagaattcccTGTGGATttcggtattgaaaaatattaattttccaaatagtccaaaaatgatgtaaaagtataATCGATGAAATAAACACCATTTGTTCATCGTATTCACTGACTTACAGCGCTACTCACTTTTAACGATTATCATGTCATATACAACGGTAGCAACACTATACAATGGTAAGagtttattaattcaaatcactCCCAAAACGATAAAATATTGCATGAAACTGTGAAATGACTGGAAGCTGCGAGCGATTGTCACAGATGACATCAGAAACACGCACCTGCTAagataaacaataacagtgagCACGTGCTGAAATTGCCGATTTAATAGTCATATCActcagtaatggctgaactgaaattcaaaccagttccatatttgatatttgtgaatacgtcacatttgaaaattaattttacacaatattctattttgatggcATATGCTCTGTAAGAAGGGGTTGACAGACTAAACAGATGAATCACATACTAAGACAGGACACTCTTTTTgccaaatattcaaacattcCTAACcacattttcattcaaaatatttttcagatgtttGCACCAAGAGTTAAACATACAAAGTTAAAAACTAATCTCAGACTATGTGTACAAAGATTAAAAGTActggaaaagaaaaaaagtaagtttttattCCAAAAAGTTATCCTGCCATTAAGTGTCCCACCATTTAACAGTCCACACATATTGATAATTTCCTAACGCTTCATTTCAGCCGAATTAGCTACTAAAGCTCGAAAAGAGATTGCTGATTATATAGCAAATGGAAAAGAGGATAGAGCTAAGATAAGGGTAACATACTATTAGTTTTATCGTCACCTGATTGCTTTTGTAACAAATAAAGGAAGGGAGGGAAAAAGATGGCGTGATGTGATATTTGAGAAGATTACTATTCACAGGTAGAACATATTGTACGTGAAGATTATTTGGTAGAAGCGATGGAAATATTGGAATTATTTTGTGATTTACTGTTAGCTAGATTTGGACTGATTGAAACAATGACGTAAGTTAATACAGAGATGGAAATATTGGAATGATTTTGTGCGTTACTGTTAAATGAGATAAATGACCTTTTGTCACCTTTTGCATTGTGTTTGGGTGACTAAAGCTTTCATTATGGAACAAGCTCTATGTTTATTCTTATTGGAGGTCCATTTCTATCATTCTTGAGATTGATGAAGATCCGTTGAGAAAATGATCGGGGGTTAGGGCCTTTTGGAGAGTTTAGATCGTAGCACACTTATAGAACAGAACGTAAAAGTGTCTTAAAAAACTAGTACTACGATCTCTGAAATCTTTACATTAACATTGCGACTGTCTGCACTGTTATCTTTTTGATCAATCTATTGTGTCCATATTAATCTCTAATTCTTGGATTCTGCCAGTTAAGACTTAAACTATCTTACTGTCTGCCCATCAGAGTGCCATCTACCCATCAAAAATTGTTGCTGGTTTCCACAATCTCGTAACAAGCCTTTTTCTTCCTGGTACCAGCATTATTAGTTTCTCATGAGGTATATTGTCCTTCCACCTTATTTTGTGTTTGCAACATAAGCAGTGGTTTATTTCCATTTCTAGCATGCATATATAGGGTATACAAGGGGATTTTCGTTATTGTGGCAATATCTCATTTTGTCGGTAATTCAACCTTCTTCCCAGAGTAACTACAGATGTTAAGAGATGTATCTATTTTTGTAGAGCTATCGATGATGGATTAAGAGAAGCTATATCTAGCATTATATGGGGTGAAGTCAGATTACATGGGGATATTCCAGAGTTTCATCAAGTAAGAAATGCTTACAAACTGCTCATGTTAAAAGTAATAGATGAAGAATGCGCATTGGGTTTTGGAAAAGTCATTTAAGTGACATTTGCTGTGCACATGACGTTTCAGTGTCAGCTACAAATATACCGTACTCGTAGTTCCAGTTCTGTCACAACTGCCAGCTACGAATGTATTGTAGAGATTCTTCCTATTTACAGTATTTGCACCCTGGAACATGGGAATGTCCCTCATTGGCTGGAAATATGTGCAAACTCGGCTTCATTCTCAATGGTCATTCGTTGGTCAATTTTGTGAAAAGGCTGACAATGTAACAGCTCCAGTGCCAGCGACCGAACCAAGTATATTCATAGTTACAATTGGGGGCAGCACCATTTGATCAAGCTGGCAGCCAATGTGTTAAATGCACACAGAACAAACAGTAAAAAAAAGTGTGTTAGACAATTTTACTATCAAAATAACTTgacatttttaggccagccgtaggctgagcctattgctatacaaatggagcgaatttaaatgacatggttttcAGAGCTaaggctctttgactgtgcaactgagcatatattcatgtaaatcattcattagaacattatccattctccaacccctatgaagctgaattttgaaaaagggcctcgttaaaatttatatgagcttttccgcgaaaatctgaacgcaaaaatatctgttttaaaaagccaatcagaaagcaaagactcctctgtgattggcttagccgcagagatcagcaggtgttcacgtgtgAACCCGTGGTATCGTCTACCgatttacttccgggttttattttaagatctagaattgtatttcaagatcggtttctctgaaatctttagttgactTGATTTTTGGAGGAATGTTTCTATtggcactacagaaaatatcagtCATTTATGCAAAGTCTtggaaaatagctttttctcagattggatggatgaccttgataagctaattagccatgtgctcaaactgcaaattcaatcaaattttattctgcaaaaaaatatcaaatccaattcaattgtATTTTGTTGGGCAAAttaaacatcaaatccaattcaaatccaatttttttttatcgagcaaattttagaaaattcaattctattccgcattcaaatcgatataccaagggaaaagattaatctgaggtatttgttcctgccagctccagttgctgtctgtgctacttatgaaaacccgattgttttgtaaattataGCGGGTATTGACTCGGAGCTGGGCCCAGTGaattttgacaaatataacccacagaatgcatcatttgtcATATTCATGAAAAGCTGATAGGCCATCGTGCcacttggggctcttgttttcaAATTTCCCTGCGTACGCACAGGGGATGCAAGCGCTTACGCTGTGAATGGGCTAGTACTGGTTCAAATGGCTTTTAGATAGTATTATACAGGGTGTCTCAGAAAATGTGTTGCCCTTTGCCTTAAGGTTTACAATTCATTaactatgaatttatttattattttgggaGGTAAAGTTGGTAGACCTGGATGTCTAGTTGAgaatgaaatgttgaaatgtagaaataaatcatgcaTGGCTGAGCACTAGCATGTTTATGAATCGCCATTAATATGTTGTCGAACCAAATTTGCGGATTGTTCCATTGTGTACGTCTATTGTTAAATGACCACCTGCCTGttggaaaaattgatttaaaataaaaaaattattgaatttcacTTCTTGTGACCTTTTCCTGTTGGGAAATGTTAAAAGAGCCCCagggggcactatggccagcctgtcagcttttcataaaatagcAAATAATGATGCATGCtatgggttaaatttgtcaaaatacactcccagctcagagtcaatatctaataatttacacaatacaatcgtagaatacaaaagtagcacagacagcgactggatatggcaggaacaaatacctcagataaatcttttcccttggtcttattgattttaatgcggaatagaattgaattttctgcaatttgctcaataaaacaaaattgaattggatttgatgtttttatttgttcaataaagtaaaattgaactggatttgatatttttttgcagaataaaatttgattgaatttgtagtttgagcacatggctaattagcatatcaaggtcatctatccgatttgagaaaaagcaatttttcccggactttgcacaatggtcaatgatattttctgtagtgctaataaaaataatcctcccaaaaaccaaatgaactaaaagctttcacagaaatcgatcttgaaatacaattttagatcttaaaataaaacccggaagtaaaacagtagaccaTACCGccggttcacgtgaacacctgctgatttctgtggctaagccaatcatagaggagtctttgctttctgattggcttttcaaaaccaatatttttgcgatcagatattCGCAAAAGctcatatagattttaacgaggccctctttcaaaattcagctatgTAGAGtttggataatgctttaatgaatgatctgtatgaatatatgcccagttgcacattcaaagagcctttgctctggaaaccatgtcatttaaattcgctccatttgtatagtaataggctcagcctacagCTGGCCTAAAAACCAAGTAATCTTAAAGACCATCAGCAGGAATCAAGGACTTAGTATCTGGAAAGTAACAGATTTTGCAAAATACTGAACCTGATGTATGtatcaaaattcaacattGAGAGCTTAACTGTGCATTGGTAAAATGGTGATAATATTGAACAAGTCCCAGAGAAGCCTAATTAGTCATGAGAACCAACAATTTTATCAAGTAGAAATCTGCTTCAGTTGATTTAATTGTCTGGTCTCAAAGTGGAACATTTATCAATAAATGTTAACTTTGCATTGGTAAAATGGTGATAATATTGAACAAGTCCCAGAGAAGCCTAATTAGTCCTGAGTACCAACAATTTTATCAGTTGATTTAATTGTCTGGTCTCAAAGCGGAACATTTATCAATAAATGTATATAATGCGAAAATCCTTATTTCTTTGGTTTGACTGGTTCAATTGATTTTAGGGACCATTCAAAGACATGGTTTGCTCAGTCATGCATGACTGATTTCTtgcatttcaacatttcatccTGGAGTAAACATCCACGTCTACCAACCTTACCCCCcaaaattctatttcaattaTAGTTAATGAACAATTACATTTAAGCTATGGTAACACAATTTTTTAGACACCCTGTATCTATAATTCCTGTAGGTTGTAAATCAGTTTgctgcaaaatattcaaaggaattTGTCGAAGAATGCCGTGCTAACAGTGATGGCTATGTAAACGAGAAGGTAAGAACTCTTTGAAATTCAAGATTGATTGCCAACACatgattgaaattcaaaattgattgTCAGAATGTGATTGGGcgaaatgaatttaatgatgaaaatttatacatttcagtTACTAGTAAAATTATCAGTAAACAAACCTCCGGCAATATTGATTGAGAGATATATGATTGAAATAGCTAGGGTTTATAAAGTGCCTTATGAACCCGACCCCGAGGTTATGTTGGTACGTACAATatttaaatcatcttttttagCCAACTtaggactaaagtcccaatgGTTTATTGCATCCACTTTTTGTTCATTGGTTGGTAGAtgaaatccagttattttgcaaagttttgaagacgcttcgatggattgtcttgatatttcaatcaattttattattcAGATCAATGCAAATCCGTTGAAAAAAATGGGAGGGGGGTGAGGATGATGACTGTGGTTTTCCAGCATTTTAAGGATAGATTGGTACGACCATAAAAGCATTTCCCGATCTATTTTAGAATGCGATCATTTtcagcccacttgggactttagtcccagcgggctattgcgttcatttTTCTTCCGTTCGTccatccgtagacggaatccagttattttgggaagttttgaagacgcttcaaggtaatgtcttgatatttggtttatacatgtatctcccctagacacatcttcagcccaagaACTGGCCCTCTCAGATTCTAGATAACctactggcagccattgttgttcgccaaattCAGCACGTTTTACACATTTAAGGATCAACTGTCTTGATCCTTATAGAGTGGTCCTgagagtaactttctgttagctcttggtggcacaaattgtaaccacTGGATATACACAGCTGATATTTTGCCTAGTGACCATGGGGATGGAAGGAAGAATGAACATCTAAGCTCCATGTAACTTCTACATATTTAACAGAAACAACATCTTCCTGCCATCTAACTTAGCAGGACAATGTTAAATAATACACAGGGATTCTTCTGAATATTGCTTCAACAACTACGATCTTCCCTAAGAAAATCTGTGAGTGTTTAAAAAGTGAAATCTTTCATCCGTGGGAAATCAACCAAGCAACTTAGCAACCACCAGTCAGCAACCATTTCAGACAAGGGAAACCATGGCAACTAAGGTTAAGGGCTGTGACAAAAAAGGGCAAATACATGAAGAAGCTCTGAAGTTTGCTGAGAGTCTAGCAGAACTGGACAGTGATTGTGATTCAACACTAGAAGAAGATGATGAATGGGGAAACTATGTACCGTGCTCTAAATGTAACCGTctgttaattttgaaaacgagATTGTCCAGTGTTCCAAGTGCGGTCAGTCAATTTGTAATAACTGCTCCAATGCAGCTGAAAATGCAGAGAATCTGCCAGTTAAATATCTGTGTAGTCGATGTTTGACTGATTTTCAAACTGAGCAGAAATTTCAAGAGATGGAGACCATTAAGTTGGAGATAAAGAACATGAGAGAAATATTCTTTAACGCTATAGAAATTTTAGAATCCCGGATTACCAAAATACATCAAGAAGTTTCTGCAAAAGAAAgctataaaacaaataaatgcaTAGCTGAcatcagagaaaaaaattgagaCTCATAGCAGACTATTGGATACGAACTCAAAAAATCTCGATAttctttcaaatcaaattaagcAGATTGAGAGTGAAAATATGGTCTTCAAGAAATCTACCCATAAAATGGAAGCTGGATTTCACACTTCAACAAAAACATCGACTGAGGAAATCAGTGTTTCAAATAGCTCTTCCAATGATGAGAGACGGTCACACATTATCATATATAACATACCTGAATCAGATAATAAGATTATTTGTGACGACACTTCTCGGGTGGAAAGATTTCTAAATGGTATCATTAAACTTGGTGCAGCCAACTTAAGAGACATCAGAAGAATTggcaataaaaatcaaacgagACCACGTCCCATAAGAGTGATATTTACCAATGTAAATGATCGGGTTCAATGCGTAGAGAATTacataaaattaaaaaggacCGAACCTGCAACACTCAATGGGATCCAGTTAGCTAagaacagaacaaaaaaggaGCAACAACAGCATGTCAAGAAGAAGAGTGGAACCCAACTACAGCATGGATGTGTACCAGAACAGAACAATATATCAAAAACGACacttaatatataatattcatgctatatctaaatattgatatcacatTTTTTATCAATGTGGAAATAACTGAGAAAAACTTATTTAGATAACTTGAGTATTGATAACTAATCTCAAAAGTCTTTCtctaaaaaactattagaacttattaaCTATAAATAGATaactttat carries:
- the LOC141902893 gene encoding IST1 homolog isoform X4 is translated as MFAPRVKHTKLKTNLRLCVQRLKVLEKKKTELATKARKEIADYIANGKEDRAKIRVEHIVREDYLVEAMEILELFCDLLLARFGLIETMTAIDDGLREAISSIIWGEVRLHGDIPEFHQVVNQFAAKYSKEFVEECRANSDGYVNEKLLVKLSVNKPPAILIERYMIEIARVYKVPYEPDPEVMLEAERKENAVNEEALIDFGFTGDKKNNFGGSGGGGCGFADPLPLPVPPMAPPSVPGSASAAYPPGAASGYPPPGASGYPPPAGANHQYPPYHNTNILTEHKVPPPLPNSPPNASMPPGHTGFGGGLPATGTASMPNPTVGVSSNSQC